A window of the Streptomyces sp. Ag109_O5-10 genome harbors these coding sequences:
- a CDS encoding sugar ABC transporter substrate-binding protein, which translates to MRLRTALSSTASVVCALTLLSACSSGSGTSASSSDKPLVGVDYPRSDTDFWNSYIKYTPDFAKQLGLSLKTTNSQNDVAKLTANAQTFISQGVKGIAMAPQDTAAIAPTLAQLEAKKIPVVTVDTRPDTGKVFMVVRADNRAYGEKACQFLGTKLGGKGKVVMLEGGLDSINGRDRTEAFNDCMKKNYPGIKVFGEATNWDGAVAAQKLQTDLTANPDIKGVYMESSFGLSGTLQVLKQKGLLVDPKDKKHVFIVSNDGIPEELKDIAAGKIDATVSQPADLYAKYALYYLKAAIDGKTFKPGKTDHDSTIIQVRDGLLEDQLSAPLVTADGGTYGGVPSVKSDDTSLWGNHLG; encoded by the coding sequence ATGAGACTCAGAACCGCACTCAGCTCCACCGCGTCCGTCGTCTGTGCTCTGACGCTGCTCAGCGCGTGCAGCAGCGGCTCCGGCACCTCCGCCTCGTCGAGTGACAAGCCGCTCGTGGGCGTCGACTACCCGCGGTCCGACACCGACTTCTGGAACTCCTACATCAAGTACACGCCCGACTTCGCGAAGCAGCTCGGCCTGTCCCTGAAGACCACGAACTCCCAGAACGACGTAGCAAAGCTCACCGCCAACGCGCAGACGTTCATCAGCCAGGGCGTCAAGGGCATCGCGATGGCGCCGCAGGACACTGCCGCCATCGCGCCGACCCTGGCCCAGCTGGAGGCTAAGAAGATCCCCGTCGTCACCGTCGACACCCGCCCCGACACCGGCAAGGTGTTCATGGTGGTGCGGGCCGACAACCGCGCCTACGGCGAGAAGGCCTGCCAGTTCCTCGGCACGAAGCTCGGCGGCAAGGGCAAGGTCGTCATGCTGGAGGGCGGCCTCGACTCGATCAACGGCCGTGACCGCACCGAGGCGTTCAACGACTGCATGAAGAAGAACTACCCCGGCATCAAGGTGTTCGGCGAGGCCACGAACTGGGACGGCGCGGTCGCCGCGCAGAAACTGCAGACGGACCTGACTGCCAACCCGGACATCAAGGGCGTCTACATGGAGTCCAGCTTCGGCCTGTCCGGCACGCTGCAGGTGCTCAAGCAGAAGGGCCTGCTGGTGGATCCGAAGGACAAGAAGCACGTCTTCATCGTGTCCAACGACGGCATCCCCGAGGAGCTCAAGGACATCGCCGCGGGCAAGATCGACGCCACCGTCTCCCAGCCCGCCGACCTGTACGCCAAGTACGCCCTGTACTACCTCAAGGCCGCGATCGACGGGAAGACGTTCAAGCCCGGCAAGACGGACCACGACAGCACGATCATCCAGGTCCGTGACGGTCTGCTGGAGGACCAGCTCTCCGCTCCCCTGGTCACCGCCGACGGCGGGACCTACGGCGGCGTTCCGAGCGTCAAGAGCGACGACACGTCGCTGTGGGGCAACCACCTCGGCTGA